A single region of the Oncorhynchus keta strain PuntledgeMale-10-30-2019 chromosome 4, Oket_V2, whole genome shotgun sequence genome encodes:
- the LOC118380737 gene encoding BEN domain-containing protein 4 isoform X2 has translation MEGEMQPADEGLCAPKMCSQQRGPYSSLKTFPNKRLVGKARFDRPTMVDIPLLGDGGGHHYNHNLNHHHPYQQQYQQQRQQLHQTSLTISSSSQYLATPQLQQQQRFPCDNRPSSRAATSTSATVGSVAAASLGFQERVGSGTAVRQDPTYSPGKAELNHESPDCTYGISSENRLILDAFAQQCSRVLTLLNNNGRFVEPQAPLPSSHIKQEDSCPSGPGAESRPVAGQGGNYPTLGTPHLDKSATVDPDDEAQHSHWSQQQTSAFLRIFTESLQSYLLTGNQQPHPGPGLEGERCPPAEPESGGSPGHNLGGWNSPAPSDSYGHPSSTLPEEEEEEEESCCPRCVELEQEVLCLQQENEELRNKMDNIPAPCQNVLDFFKTVLQHHDQFIQPMAEEQLTEGSKQLLGNYPLFITNKQWDEAVNSSKKDGRRLLRYLIRFVFTTDELKYSCGLGKRKRSVHSGEPGPERRPLNPVKVTCLREFIRMHCASNPDWWMPSEEQINKVFSDAVGHARQGRAVGTFLGSSGSSTSSLYMEAYDGPLSQEEVYLKGSHNGLGD, from the exons ATGGAGGGGGAAATGCAACCAGCCGACGAGGGTCTCTGCGCCCCAAAGATGTGCAGTCAGCAGCGGGGTCCATACAGCAGCCTCAAGACCTTCCCAAACAAGCGGTTGGTGGGGAAGGCGCGGTTCGACAGACCCACAATGGTCGATATCCCACTGCTGGGAGACGGAGGCGGTCATCACTACAATCACAATCTCAATCACCATCATCCGTATCAACAACAGTATCAGCAACAGCGGCAGCAGCTCCACCAAACCTCCCTCAccatcagcagcagcagccagtATCTCGCGACACCGCAGCTGCAGCAGCAACAGCGTTTCCCATGCGATAACAGGCCCAGCAGTAGAGCCGCGACATCTACCTCAGCAACAGTGGGGAGTGTGGCGGCAGCATCACTTGGCTTCCAGGAGAGGGTCGGCAGCGGCACCGCGGTGCGCCAGGACCCCACGTATTCGCCTGGAAAAGCCGAGCTCAACCACGAATCTCCCGACTGCACTTACGGGATAAGCTCAG AAAATCGCCTCATCTTGGATGCCTTCGCACAGCAGTGTAGCCGGGTCCTCACTCTTCTCAACAACAACGGCCGGTTTGTGGAGCCTCAagctcctctgccctcctcccacATCAAGCAGGAGGACAGCTGCCCCTCTGGACCTGGGGCGGAGTCAAGGCCAGTCGCGGGTCAGGGGGGTAATTACCCCACCCTGGGCACGCCACATCTTGACAAGAGCGCCACCGTCGACCCTGATGACGAAGCCCAGCACAGCCACTGGAGCCAACAACAAACATCCGCCTTCCTGCGCATTTTCACTGAGTCCCTCCAGAGCTATCTGCTCACCGGGAACCAACAGCCCCACCCGGGCCCGGGCCTCGAGGGAGAGCGATGCCCACCAGCTGAGCCCGAGTCTGGGGGGTCGCCGGGCCACAACCTGGGGGGCTGGAACTCCCCGGCCCCCTCAGATTCGTATGGCCACCCCTCGTCCACCCTgccggaggaggaagaggaggaggaggagagctgctGCCCTCGCTGTGTGGAGCTGGAGCAGGAGGTGCTGTGTCTGCAGCAGGAGAACGAAGAGCTGCGCAACAAGATGGACAACATACCAG CTCCCTGCCAGAATGTGCTggacttcttcaagactgttctCCAGCACCATGACCAGTTTATACAGCCCATGGCAGAGGAACAACTAACAGAG GGCAGTAAACAGCTCCTGGGGAACTACCCCCTCTTCATCACCAACAAGCAGTGGGACGAGGCAGTCAACTCGTCCAAGAAAGATGGCCGGCGGCTGCTGCGCTACCTGATCCGGTTCGTCTTCACTACGGACGAGCTCAAGTACTCGTGCGGCCTGGGCAAGAGGAAACGCTCAGTTCACTCAGGAGAGCCTGGGCCGGAGAGACGGCCCCTCAACCCCGTCAAAGTCACCTGCCTCAGAG AGTTTATCCGAATGCACTGTGCCTCTAACCCGGACTGGTGGATGCCTTCTGAGGAGCAGATCAACAAGGTGTTCAGCGACGCGGTGGGCCATGCTCGCCAGGGTCGGGCCGTGGGCACCTTCCTGGGCAGCAGTGGCAGTAGCACTAGCAGTCTTTACATGGAGGCTTACGACGGGCCCCTGTCACAGGAGGAAGTGTACCTGAAGGGCTCTCACAATGGCCTGGGGGATTGA
- the LOC118380747 gene encoding LOW QUALITY PROTEIN: protein shisa-3 homolog (The sequence of the model RefSeq protein was modified relative to this genomic sequence to represent the inferred CDS: inserted 1 base in 1 codon), whose product MVRLLNYLMLGYLTWNLRISDAQGEYCHGWLDSNGNYHEGFQCPEDFDTMDATVCCGSCSLRYCCAAVDARLDQGSCTNDREQENTEFAAQPIYVPFLMVGSIFVAFVVVGSLVAVYCCTCLRPKQPTQQPIRFPLRSCQTETIPMILTTAPPSLRTPXRQSSTATTSSSSAGGGSSVRRFSLGGQGQQQHGCLVSASASFSPSTPQPLLPPPPPPPYTSPTACMPGGCQQPHPHAHPHTQLHQPMHQHPAQGTGFLLPQQYFFPLQPEPFSGAKGFADFGQS is encoded by the exons ATGGTGCGCCTGCTAAACTACCTCATGCTGGGGTACCTGACCTGGAATCTACGGATATCAGACGCACAAGGAGAGTACTGCCATGGGTGGCTGGACAGTAATGGAAATTACCACGAGGGCTTTCAGTGTCCGGAGGACTTTGACACCATGGACGCAACCGTGTGCTGCGGGTCTTGTTCCCTGCGGTACTGTTGCGCGGCCGTGGACGCACGGCTGGACCAGGGAAGCTGTACCAACGACAGAGAACAGGAGAACACGGAGTTTGCAGCGC AGCCCATCTACGTGCCCTTCCTGATGGTGGGCTCCATCTTCGTGGCCTTCGTGGTGGTGGGCTCCTTGGTTGCTGTCTACTGCTGCACCTGCCTGCGGCCCAAGCAGCCAACACAGCAGCCTATCCGTTTCCCTCTGCGCAGCTGCCAGACCGAGACCATCCCCATGATcctgaccactgcgccacccagccTGCGCACCC CGCGCCAGTCCAGCACGGCCACCACCAGCTCCAGCTCGGCTGGCGGGGGCAGCTCGGTGCGCCGCTTCTCCCTCGGAGGTCAGGGTCAGCAGCAGCACGGGTGCTTGGTGTCAGCATCTgcatccttctccccctccacgcCCCAGCCGCTGCTGCCACCACCCCCGCCGCCCCCCTACACCTCCCCCACGGCCTGCATGCCAGGTGGCTGCCAGCAACCCCATCCCCACGCCCACCCCCACACCCAGCTGCACCAGCCCATGCACCAACACCCGGCCCAGGGCACGGGCTTCTTGCTGCCCCAGCAATACTTCTTCCCCCTGCAGCCGGAGCCCTTCTCCGGGGCCAAGGGCTTTGCAGACTTTGGACAGAGCTGA
- the LOC118380737 gene encoding BEN domain-containing protein 4 isoform X1, with protein sequence MEGEMQPADEGLCAPKMCSQQRGPYSSLKTFPNKRLVGKARFDRPTMVDIPLLGDGGGHHYNHNLNHHHPYQQQYQQQRQQLHQTSLTISSSSQYLATPQLQQQQRFPCDNRPSSRAATSTSATVGSVAAASLGFQERVGSGTAVRQDPTYSPGKAELNHESPDCTYGISSENRLILDAFAQQCSRVLTLLNNNGRFVEPQAPLPSSHIKQEDSCPSGPGAESRPVAGQGGNYPTLGTPHLDKSATVDPDDEAQHSHWSQQQTSAFLRIFTESLQSYLLTGNQQPHPGPGLEGERCPPAEPESGGSPGHNLGGWNSPAPSDSYGHPSSTLPEEEEEEEESCCPRCVELEQEVLCLQQENEELRNKMDNIPAPCQNVLDFFKTVLQHHDQFIQPMAEEQLTEEEEQKTLYEGSKQLLGNYPLFITNKQWDEAVNSSKKDGRRLLRYLIRFVFTTDELKYSCGLGKRKRSVHSGEPGPERRPLNPVKVTCLREFIRMHCASNPDWWMPSEEQINKVFSDAVGHARQGRAVGTFLGSSGSSTSSLYMEAYDGPLSQEEVYLKGSHNGLGD encoded by the exons ATGGAGGGGGAAATGCAACCAGCCGACGAGGGTCTCTGCGCCCCAAAGATGTGCAGTCAGCAGCGGGGTCCATACAGCAGCCTCAAGACCTTCCCAAACAAGCGGTTGGTGGGGAAGGCGCGGTTCGACAGACCCACAATGGTCGATATCCCACTGCTGGGAGACGGAGGCGGTCATCACTACAATCACAATCTCAATCACCATCATCCGTATCAACAACAGTATCAGCAACAGCGGCAGCAGCTCCACCAAACCTCCCTCAccatcagcagcagcagccagtATCTCGCGACACCGCAGCTGCAGCAGCAACAGCGTTTCCCATGCGATAACAGGCCCAGCAGTAGAGCCGCGACATCTACCTCAGCAACAGTGGGGAGTGTGGCGGCAGCATCACTTGGCTTCCAGGAGAGGGTCGGCAGCGGCACCGCGGTGCGCCAGGACCCCACGTATTCGCCTGGAAAAGCCGAGCTCAACCACGAATCTCCCGACTGCACTTACGGGATAAGCTCAG AAAATCGCCTCATCTTGGATGCCTTCGCACAGCAGTGTAGCCGGGTCCTCACTCTTCTCAACAACAACGGCCGGTTTGTGGAGCCTCAagctcctctgccctcctcccacATCAAGCAGGAGGACAGCTGCCCCTCTGGACCTGGGGCGGAGTCAAGGCCAGTCGCGGGTCAGGGGGGTAATTACCCCACCCTGGGCACGCCACATCTTGACAAGAGCGCCACCGTCGACCCTGATGACGAAGCCCAGCACAGCCACTGGAGCCAACAACAAACATCCGCCTTCCTGCGCATTTTCACTGAGTCCCTCCAGAGCTATCTGCTCACCGGGAACCAACAGCCCCACCCGGGCCCGGGCCTCGAGGGAGAGCGATGCCCACCAGCTGAGCCCGAGTCTGGGGGGTCGCCGGGCCACAACCTGGGGGGCTGGAACTCCCCGGCCCCCTCAGATTCGTATGGCCACCCCTCGTCCACCCTgccggaggaggaagaggaggaggaggagagctgctGCCCTCGCTGTGTGGAGCTGGAGCAGGAGGTGCTGTGTCTGCAGCAGGAGAACGAAGAGCTGCGCAACAAGATGGACAACATACCAG CTCCCTGCCAGAATGTGCTggacttcttcaagactgttctCCAGCACCATGACCAGTTTATACAGCCCATGGCAGAGGAACAACTAACAGAG GAAGAAGAACAGAAAACATTATATGAG GGCAGTAAACAGCTCCTGGGGAACTACCCCCTCTTCATCACCAACAAGCAGTGGGACGAGGCAGTCAACTCGTCCAAGAAAGATGGCCGGCGGCTGCTGCGCTACCTGATCCGGTTCGTCTTCACTACGGACGAGCTCAAGTACTCGTGCGGCCTGGGCAAGAGGAAACGCTCAGTTCACTCAGGAGAGCCTGGGCCGGAGAGACGGCCCCTCAACCCCGTCAAAGTCACCTGCCTCAGAG AGTTTATCCGAATGCACTGTGCCTCTAACCCGGACTGGTGGATGCCTTCTGAGGAGCAGATCAACAAGGTGTTCAGCGACGCGGTGGGCCATGCTCGCCAGGGTCGGGCCGTGGGCACCTTCCTGGGCAGCAGTGGCAGTAGCACTAGCAGTCTTTACATGGAGGCTTACGACGGGCCCCTGTCACAGGAGGAAGTGTACCTGAAGGGCTCTCACAATGGCCTGGGGGATTGA